A genomic segment from Spinacia oleracea cultivar Varoflay chromosome 3, BTI_SOV_V1, whole genome shotgun sequence encodes:
- the LOC130469632 gene encoding uncharacterized protein — MRNLLSAAYSKDEIKAAMWDIDVYKCISKVLCNRLRVVLPEMISQNQGAFVHNRFIAHNIMVCQDLAQEWDFVEEMLVSLKFPTHFTHLIMQCVRTPRFSLSINGALHGFFEGKRGFRQGDPLSPLLFVLCIEYLSRVLLMVG; from the exons ATGAGGAACTTGCTAAGTGCAGCTTACTCAAAAGATGAAATTAAAGCTGCTATGTGGGATATAGATG TTTACAAGTGCATCTCAAAGGTGTTGTGTAATAGATTAAGGGTTGTCTTACCAGAGATGATATCTCAGAACCAGGGAGCCTTTGTGCATAATAGGTTCATTGCTCATAACATTATGGTGTGTCAAGATTTAGCACAAG AATGGGATTTTGTGGAAGAGATGTTGGTTAGCTTAAAGTTTCCTACTCACTTCACACACTTGATCATGCAGTGTGTTAGGACTCCTAGATTTTCCTTATCTATCAATGGTGCTCTACATGGATTTTTTGAAGGAAAAAGGGGATTTAGACAAGGTGATCCTTTGTCTCCAttactgtttgttctttgcATTGAATATCTGTCTAGAGTTCTGCTGATGGTAGGGTAG
- the LOC110799383 gene encoding uncharacterized protein has protein sequence MRESEKKKVQKNNPPKPSVRTPRRENKSVQENVRKPLNAKESHTKASRAKPPSNSITSDKNVGAEPSEVYENVVIHYVDDAHRSEDASQGPKGDEDDVLEDSSSEFGKKGDDSDYESLKGSTSSQDDIQGVDDLKIDGASNVSNKIPNKGSLKVSDTQEKSNSGVKHSHSLPREPMKSDGSKVVPKDSSSECSEGTEDKPIEVTNQEICSGSDDDTVCAKGNMNTEQERAALKQKAEIMENRIEKLEDELRVVASLEISLYSVIPEHGSSAHKVHTPARRLSRLYIHACKHWTRSKRATIARNTVSGLILVSKTCGNDVARLTFWLSNTVVLREIISQAFGISGQKSPARFSALNGSTKGSEGNAYPGKLKGHSSGKQVNKISQLFEDWEETSTFTSALEKIESWIFSRVVESVWWQALTPNMQKPVEDLIRQKSIGKLLGPSLGDQQQGTFSIELWKNAFQGAFERLCPVRAAGHECGCLPVLARMVMEQCVRRLDVAMFNAILRESAHQIPTDPVSDPIVDSRVLPIPAGDFSFGSGAQLKNSVGNWSRWFSDKLDMEEDSLPIDDTETYSDDHNITHDKTKCFFLLNELSDLLMLPKDMLMDRSIRYEVCPSVNLGVIKRILCYFTPDEFCPDAVPGEVLEALNAESFVERKVGGEAFGSFPYGAPVVSYFPPSSGDVSEKVAETGGKPGVERNMCIVQKKGYMSDEELDDIGSPLTSFIEQSSPRILQNGNAGLKSLEQTAGCIVNSRYELLREVWSL, from the exons ATGAGGGAATCAGAGAAGAAGAAAGTTCAGAAAAACAATCCACCAAAGCCATCTGTGAGAACACCAAGGCGAGAGAACAAATCAGTTCAAGAGAATGTCCGCAAACCATTAAATGCAAAAGAATCTCATACTAAGGCTTCTCGTGCGAAACCACCATCTAATAGTATTACAAGCGATAAAAATGTGGGTGCAGAGCCTTCTGAAGTTTATGAAAATGTGGTTATTCATTATGTGGATGATGCACACAGGTCAGAGGATGCATCTCAAGGTCCTAAAGGAGACGAGGATGATGTTTTAGAGGATTCTTCTAGTGAGTTTGGTAAGAAGGGAGATGATTCTGATTATGAATCTTTAAAAGGTTCAACATCTTCCCAGGATGATATCCAAGGTGTTGATGATCTAAAAATAGATGGAGCTTCAAATGTTTCCAATAAAATTCCAAATAAGGGGTCATTGAAGGTGAGTGATACTCAGGAAAAGAGCAACTCAGGGGTAAAACATTCCCATTCCCTGCCAAGAGAGCCCATGAAATCCGATGGTTCTAAAGTAGTTCCAAAAGATTCTTCATCTGAATGTTCTGAAGGAACTGAGGATAAACCTATTGAGGTAACAAACCAAGAAATATGTAGCGGAAGTGATGATGATACTGTTTGTGCTAAAGGTAATATGAACACCGAGCAGGAAAGAGCAGCCTTAAAACAGAAAGCTGAAATTATGGAAAATAGGATTGAGAAACTGGAGGATGAGCTAAGAGTAGTTGCTTCGCTAGAGATCTCACTTTATTCTGTGATACCGGAGCATGGTAGTTCCGCTCACAAAGTACATACACCTGCTCGACGTCTTTCTAGACTTTATATACATGCATGTAAACATTGGACTCGAAGTAAGAGAGCAACCATTGCCAGAAATACTGTTTCAGGGCTTATTCTGGTTAGCAAAACCTGTGGAAATGATGTTGCAAG GTTAACCTTTTGGCTCTCAAACACTGTTGTTCTAAGGGAAATCATCTCACAAGCATTTGGCATCTCTGGTCAGAAAAGCCCAGCAAGGTTTAGCGCGTTAAATGGTAGTACAAAAGGTAGTGAGGGAAATGCTTACCCGGGGAAATTGAAGGGACATTCTAGTGGGAAGCAAGTAAATAAGATTTCCCAGCTGTTCGAAGATTGGGAAGAGACGAGCACTTTCACTTCTGCTTTAGAAAAAATTGAATCATGGATTTTCTCTCGGGTTGTTGAGTCAGTGTGGTGGCAG GCGCTAACTCCAAATATGCAAAAGCCTGTTGAGGACTTGATAAGACAAAAGAGCATTGGAAAATTGTTAGGTCCATCTTTAGGTGATCAGCAACAAGGAACTTTCTCTATTGAATTGTGGAAAAATGCATTCCAGGGTGCTTTCGAGAGGCTTTGTCCTGTCCGTGCTGCAGGACATGAATGTGGTTGTCTGCCAGTATTGGCAAGGATG GTGATGGAACAATGTGTTCGAAGGTTAGATGTGGCTATGTTCAATGCCATACTAAGGGAATCTGCACATCAGATTCCTACTGATCCAGTTTCAGATCCTATAGTAGACTCAAGGGTTCTACCAATTCCAGCTGGGGACTTCAGCTTTGGCTCTGGTGCACAACTAAAGAATTCT GTTGGGAATTGGTCGAGATGGTTTTCTGACAAGCTAGACATGGAGGAGGACTCCCTCCCAATAGATGATACTGAAACCTACAGCGATGATCACAATATTACACATGATAAAACTAAATGTTTTTTCCTTCTTAATGAACTGAGTGACCTCCTGATGCTCCCTAAAGATATGCTTATGGACCGTTCCATTAGGTACGAG GTTTGCCCTTCAGTAAATTTGGGTGTGATTAAACGGATCCTGTGCTACTTCACTCCAGATGAGTTTTGTCCAGATGCAGTGCCTGGAGAAGTCTTAGAGGCACTGAACGCTgag AGTTTTGTGGAGCGAAAAGTAGGAGGAGAAGCTTTTGGAAGCTTTCCTTATGGAGCTCCTGTTGTTTCGTACTTCCCTCCATCATCTGGTGATGTTTCAGAGAAAGTTGCCGAGACAGGAGGGAAACCTGGAGTTGAGAGGAATATGTGTATAGTACAGAAGAAAGGATACATGAGCGATGAGGAATTGGACGATATAGGTTCCCCACTCACCTCCTTCATTGAGCAATCATCACCTCGTATATTGCAAAATGGGAATGCAGGGCTGAAATCCTTGGAACAAACTGCAGGCTGCATAGTGAATTCAAGGTATGAGCTCCTCCGAGAGGTGTGGTCTTTGTAG
- the LOC110799382 gene encoding probably inactive leucine-rich repeat receptor-like protein kinase At5g06940, with protein sequence MATFFCTTTINYYYSFIFLIFSFLIIPFINTTSEPDILLSFKSTIKDPSNFLASWSNTTLTHHCNWTGITCTNHNTPSVTSLNLQSFNLSGELSPAICQLFNLSSLNLADNLFNQPIPLHFSECDSLVSLNLSSNLIWGTIPEQISQFSALEVIDFSINHIEGKVPESFGLLKHLKVINFGNNLLTGNLPRVFGNFTNLVVLDLSENQFLESEIPSDIGNLGKLEQIFLQNSGFFGVFPDTFLGLSSLKVLDLSQNNLTGELPKNLGASLGNLVSFDVSSNKLSGPFPNGICSGKTLISLSLHTNYFTGLLPESVNQCLNLERFQVQNNGFSGDFPNGLWSLPKIILIRGENNRFSGEIPEIISTAFKLEQIQIDNNSFTGSIPKGLGSLKSLYRFSASNNRLFGGIPPSFCDSPVMSIINLSHNLLSGKIPEVKKCRKLVSLALADNSLVGEIPHSLGELPVLTYLDLSDNNLTGLIPDELQNLKLALFNVSYNGLTGRVPFLLLTGLPASFLQGNPGLCGPGLPNSCLDEGKQHRHASLTKTGYAFISIALAVAMVMVVYALLLIHRRAKKRSEMGVWHSVFFYPLRISEQDLVMAINEKTAVGSGGTFGKVHIISLPSSELIAVKKLVNSGNQSTKYLKGEIKTLAKIRHKNIVKILGFCSTEDSIFIIYEYLPKGSLGDILGGPNFQMQWNVRLRIAIGVAHGLAYLHNDYSPNLLHRDVKSTNILLDADFEPKITDFALDRIVGDASFQSILAFESPSSCYVAPECKYNKKATEEMDVYSFGVVLLELVTGRQAGLADSEELSLDIVKWVRRKINIANGSDHVLDPRISASSKQEMVGALELGIHCTSVMPEKRPSMTEVIKALQTLGSTSSSRRLQFTSSDDNSLPV encoded by the exons ATGGCTACCTTCTTCTGCACCACCACCATTAATTACTACTACTCATTCATCTTcctcattttctctttcctcatTATTCCTTTCATCAACACCACCTCTGAACCTGACATTCTTCTCTCTTTCAAATCCACCATTAAAGACCCTTCCAACTTCCTTGCTTCTTGGTCCAACACTACACTTACTCACCACTGCAACTGGACTGGCATTACCTGCACCAATCACAACACTCCATCTGTCACTTCACTTAATCttcaaagtttcaatctttcTGGTGAACTCTCCCCTGCAATCTGTCAGCTCTTTAATCTGTCTTCCCTTAATCTTGCTGATAATCTCTTTAATCAGCCAATCCCACTTCACTTTTCTGAGTGTGACTCTTTGGTTAGTCTTAATCTTAGCAGTAATCTCATTTGGGGTACTATCCCAGAACAGATTTCCCAGTTTTCCGCTTTGGAAGTCATTGATTTTAGCATAAATCATATTGAGGGTAAAGTCCCAGAAAGTTTTGGGTTGTTGAAACATTTGAAAGTTATTAACTTTGGTAACAATTTGCTCACAGGCAATCTTCCTAGAGTTTTTGGGAATTTCACTAATCTTGTTGTTCTTGATTTGTCTGAGAATCAGTTTTTAGAGAGTGAGATTCCCAGTGATATTGGTAATCTGGGAAAACTTGAGCAGATTTTCCTGCAAAATTCAGGGTTTTTTGGGGTTTTTCCGGATACTTTTCTGGGTTTGAGTAGCTTAAAAGTGCTTGATCTTTCCCAGAATAACCTAACTGGTGAGCTTCCCAAGAATCTTGGTGCTTCATTGGGAAATTTGGTGTCTTTTGATGTTTCATCCAATAAGCTTAGTGGGCCATTCCCAAATGGGATTTGTAGTGGAAAAACCCTAATTAGCCTTAGTCTTCACACTAACTACTTTACTGGGTTATTGCCTGAAAGTGTGAACCAatgcttgaatcttgaaagatTTCAAGTGCAGAATAATGGGTTTTCTGGGGATTTCCCGAATGGGTTATGGTCTTTGCCCAAGATTATTCTCATAAGAGGTGAAAATAATAGGTTTTCTGGCGAAATTCCTGAGATTATATCAACTGCTTTCAAATTAGAGCAAATTCAGATTGATAATAACAGTTTTACTGGTAGTATTCCTAAGGGTCTTGGATCACTAAAGAGTTTATACAGATTTTCTGCTTCGAATAACCGTTTGTTTGGTGGGATTCCCCCTAGTTTTTGTGATTCTCCTGTTATGAGTATTATCAATCTTTCTCATAATTTGCTGTCTGGTAAAATTCCTGAGGTGAAGAAATGTAGGAAGCTAGTATCATTAGCGCTTGCTGATAACAGTTTAGTTGGTGAAATCCCACATTCACTTGGGGAATTACCTGTGTTAACTTACCTTGACCTTTCTGACAACAATCTCACTGGTTTGATCCCAGATGAGCTTCAAAACTTGAAGCTGGCATTGTTCAACGTTTCCTACAATGGATTGACAGGGAGGGTACCTTTCTTGTTACTAACAGGCCTCCCAGCATCATTTTTGCAAGGAAATCCAGGTCTTTGTGGTCCGGGGTTGCCTAATTCTTGTTTGGATGAAGGGAAACAACACCGGCATGCCAGTCTTACAAAAACGGGATATGCCTTTATATCTATAGCTCTAGCTGTTGCTATGGTCATGGTTGTTTACGCACTTCTCTTGATTCATCGTCGTGCTAAGAAGAGATCAGAAATGGGTGTTTGGCATTCAGTATTCTTCTATCCTTTGAGGATTTCTGAGCAGGATTTGGTCATGGCAATCAATGAGAAAACTGCAGTAGGTAGTGGTGGAACTTTTGGGAAGGTCCATATCATAAGCTTACCAAGTAGTGAGCTTATTGCTGTAAAAAAGCTGGTGAATTCTGGGAACCAGTCAACAAAATATTTGAAAGGAGAAATCAAAACATTAGCTAAAATCAGGCATAAGAACATTGTCAAAATCCTTGGTTTCTGTTCCACAGAAGATTCAATTTTTATCATTTATGAGTATTTGCCAAAGGGAAGCTTGGGTGACATACTTGGCGGGCCAAATTTTCAGATGCAGTGGAATGTTAGGTTGAGAATTGCCATTGGGGTTGCTCACGGGTTAGCATATCTTCACAATGATTACTCCCCTAATCTGCTACACAGAGATGTGAAATCAACCAATATTCTTCTGGATGCTGATTTTGAGCCCAAGATTACAGACTTTGCTCTCGACAGAATTGTGGGCGATGCTTCATTTCAGTCTATTTTGGCCTTTGAATCACCATCTTCTTGTTACGTCGCACCAG AATGTAAATACAACAAAAAAGCGACAGAAGAGATGGATGTATATAGTTTCGGAGTGGTGCTGTTAGAACTGGTGACTGGAAGACAAGCAGGGTTAGCAGATTCAGAAGAATTATCTCTGGATATTGTGAAGTGGGTTCGAAGGAAGATCAACATTGCAAATGGATCTGACCATGTTCTCGACCCTAGGATATCGGCGTCTTCTAAACAAGAGATGGTTGGAGCATTAGAGCTGGGCATACATTGTACTAGTGTAATGCCTGAGAAAAGGCCATCAATGACTGAGGTTATCAAGGCCCTTCAAACTCTTGGCTCAACGTCTAGCTCTAGACGTCTACAGTTTACTTCCTCTGATGACAATTCACTTCCAGTTTGA